In the Larimichthys crocea isolate SSNF chromosome XXI, L_crocea_2.0, whole genome shotgun sequence genome, one interval contains:
- the il34 gene encoding interleukin-34: protein MFTHCADFRLQPKSMVQLSNSVCLLGGLLGLFLLVPVQMAPTPASLCTPLKTLNDSLSHRRRYMKHNFPINYTIRVHHNEVFKLSNISRMRLQVEGLDDLVLQRLWFQVNQGVLKKIIRVMPERHPSRPYAAELERRFRDAEGVFVQSHHAEVFQQELPESIQDTWDLLTEEPDRVPESRWRYVSPKSLLDNFCHTMHCLFSKCFVSMEEQQDYCSVSYWRKGKKKDLHPES from the exons atgttcacaCACTGTGCTGACTTCAGACTTCAGCCCAAGAGTATGGTCCAACTGTCCAACTCAGTCTGCCTGCTGGGAGGCCTTTTGG GCCTGTTTCTGCTCGTGCCTGTTCAGATGGCCCCAACGCCAGCCAGCTTGTGCACACCCTTGAAGACGCTCAACGACAGCCTTAGCCACAGGCGACGGTACATG AAGCACAACTTCCCCATCAACTACACCATCAGGGTTCATCATAACGAAGTCTTTAAACTGTCAAACATCAGCAGAATG AGATTACAGGTGGAGGGATTGGATGACCTGGTTCTCCAGAGGTTGTGGTTCCAGGTCAACCAAGGCGTGTTAAAAAAG ATCATCCGGGTCATGCCAGAGAGACACCCGTCACGTCCATACGCGGCCGAGTTGGAGAGGCGCTTCAGGGATGCAGAGGGAGTCTTTGTGCAGTCGCATCATGCTGAG GTGTTCCAGCAGGAGCTTCCAGAGAGTATTCAGGACACTTGGGATCTTTTAACAGAAGAGCCTGACAGGGTGCCAGAGTCCAGATGGCGATATGTTTCTCCGAAATCTCTTCTGGACAACTTCTGCCATACCATGCACTGTCTCTTCAGCAAATGCTTTGTGAgcatggaggagcagcaggact aCTGTAGTGTTTCTTATTGGAGGAAAGGCAAGAAGAAAGACTTACATCCTGAAAGCTGA